DNA sequence from the Sphaeramia orbicularis chromosome 13, fSphaOr1.1, whole genome shotgun sequence genome:
GTCCTGAAGCCATCTCAACTTCTCCAGCTATCCCACTTCTGGCTCTGCTTCAAGACAACTTAAGAGTTTCTCCAAAAAGTAACAGAGAGAAGTTTGATCATCCACCAGCAGCTCCACCAAGAGCTGAATATGGTAACTCCAACCAGAGTTCATCTGCACAGtttgatacttttattttttgtaggtaAGTATGATTATGCAGTGTATTACAATAATCCATTTGCCTGTTCTAGTACAATACAGAGTGTTATATACAGTGTGGTGTGATGTGTTCATGCCGTATGTTAAAGATTTTATGAACACGTGAACTCAAAGCCCACGTTGCTGTCCCACTTGACGTCAGAGCAAAgctgttgattaaaaaaaaatcaataaaacaggACACTCCTTGGTTATGCCCTTCCTTACAGTCTTGCTTTTCCTGTCTTCCATGCTTGTTTGCTTTCCTCTTTGTTTGTCCCTCCTCCTCTTTACATGTGTTTCTGTGagcacacagaagaaaaaaaaagaaaaagaaaaaaaaaatgagatgaaaTCAATGTTGTCACTGTCTGCCCTGGGGGTTTGGGGTTATATAAGAGCGCTGGACCAACAGTGCAGCAGTCACACAAAGACATCCCATGTGGGGAACTCACTGAGATTAATGCCTCACTTCTTTTCACAAGAAATCCTCTTTATGTTCGTAATCCTTTGAATTCTTCTCCTACATGTTGTCACCCATCTCCTGCATTTATTGTCTGCTGAATTAATGTATCCGTCAATTATGCTTCCTGTTCTTGCCCACGCTACTTTGCTGTCTTCCTCCCACACTGACACCATGAATCCTACGCTTGCCATTTACTCCCACCACTTGTGTCTAACTCTAATGGGCAGAGGATCACATTAGTAATTAGCAGTCTAGAcgatgttaaattttccatctgTAACAGAAATTGaatttgtgtctttttaatgCTTAGAGAGAGTTACATCTGGATCAACATTGGAATTAGGAGAGTCAGTGAACGTAAGAGCAGATAATGTCAGTAAGAAGGACCGAGTTCATAAAATGGCTCTACTGATCATGGTAATTTATGCTTACACAACGAAAAAGATTTAATCCTTATGTAAAACGTGTGCGTGATGAATTACAGCTGCTTCTTCAAGCACTTTTACTCTAATTATGTGCTCTATGGCCTTATTCTGTTGGCTTCAGTTTGGTGGAGCATTTTGCTGAGCAATCTCCTGTCCTTTTTGGATGAGAGGGTACATCTTTTCATGAAACAAAAGCTAGTCTGGACGCCATCTACCAGCACTTACAGACAGACCAAGAAGTTTCAAAGACTCAGTCAAAAACTCAAAAGTAAAAAGTGCCATTTTTGTTTTTACCCcatcccccaaaggggaggcaaggagtattgtttttggttcagttagtttgtttgttaacaccctagcaacaaaactattggttgaattcatatgaagtttggtttatagattgccagtgacccagaatagatgtcattactttttgggaaaaataggtcaaagttcaaattttttatgaattttcaaaatctttttttttcctatttacttttaattggtgaaatttcaaatgtgtgtagcagcaaaactattggttgaattcataccaaatttggcttatagattgccagtgacccagaatagatgtcattacattttgggaacagtaggtcaaagttcacatttttaatgaattttcaaaatcttttttttctcacatttactaataatgggcaaaatttcaaatatctaaaaaaacatgaattttggttcaattttcttcaaacttggcacatatttagaggcaactgatatgctgaccaTGTTGcccaacacggtggtgcagtggttagcacttgtgccccacagcaagaaggtcctgggttcgattccagcaccagtcgatgggggtgggacctttctgtgtgtgtactctggcttcctcccaccatccaaagacatgcactgataggttaattggttaatctaaattgcccgtaggtgtgaatgtgagagtgattgtttctctctatatgtcagccctgcgatgaactggcgaaatgttcagggtgtacctcgccttcgcccgtaagtagctgggataggctccaagtgacccccgtgaccctagtgaggataatgcgggttcagaaaatgaatgaatgaatgatatgcTGACTCCAGCACATGTacagacatgatgatatcagctggatcaatgccaaaataagctacaataagtgcgaggggtggggtttgttttgcctggcaccacttgtttttttcttggttttttttttcattaagagTACATGAACGCCAACATTTTAACTCGGGTGTTTTCCTGATTTTCTACCAAACTGAATCTGTGTTTGCTTGCACTTCCAGCCCATCTGAGTCAGCAAGTATGTGTGGATGTCCCATCGGAGACAGAAGCAGTCCTGGGTAATGCCATGAAGCTGACATGCATCTTCTGTATGAGGAGGGAGGAGGTCACGGTAAAGACACGTGTGGAATGGTACTACAAACAAGATTCAGGACCAAATGACACATCTAGTGAAACCAGAGTAGGTCGCTGCCATTTCACAGCATAACACAAAAATTCCTTCTGATGTGGAGTGTATGAAATGATGCACAGCTGCTTGGCTTCTCATGCGTTTCATCTCTTTTATAGATTTACTTGTATGAGGATAACAAGCCTGTAGAGGTGGATGGACCCTTTAAGGGCCGTTTGGCTTGGAATGGGAGTCAGGACTTGCAGGATGTCTCCATTCAAATCCTAAACGTCTCCTATAATGACAGTGGTCTCTATGAATGCAAAGTGCACCGCGAATTTATGTTCGACTCTTTCAAGCCATCTGTCAACCTCATCAAGAACATCACGTTAAAGGTGAAAGAGAAAGGTGTGGTTCAgagatttacacttttttttcaatCTAATTCTGTCCTGTTCTGTGCTAAATTATGAGAAATGCTCGGTTGCCTACGTCTCAGAAAATAGTACAGAAGTGATTTCTGCTGAGATAAGTTTAGCATACTTCTTCCTTGGCGGTGCATGAGGTTATTCAGTGCTATGTGCCCTTAAGAGTGTACCAGAAATAGACCATATCTGTCAAAAAGTTCAACATTTGCATCATAGACCTGATTAATTCCAACTTTTCCATGTTTTTATTGATTAAAATAAGCAAGCAACATTTTGCAGTCTTGAGATAATATTTTTCCAAGCTAGTAGTGGTCCAGGAGTGTCACAGCACAAATATTTGTACTGATCAGATGAAGATATATTACATATTGTGCTATCATTAGTCTTAGTAACCTTTTCCTGTATGCTCTACAGTAACCAGACGTACTTATTCTAAagaagggctgtcaaactcatttgagttcaggggccacatt
Encoded proteins:
- the scn3b gene encoding sodium channel regulatory subunit beta-3 isoform X2; amino-acid sequence: MVTPTRVHLHSLILLFFVAHLSQQVCVDVPSETEAVLGNAMKLTCIFCMRREEVTVKTRVEWYYKQDSGPNDTSSETRIYLYEDNKPVEVDGPFKGRLAWNGSQDLQDVSIQILNVSYNDSGLYECKVHREFMFDSFKPSVNLIKNITLKVKEKASEDTTALYSEIMMYVLLVFLTFWLLVEMVYCYRKISKSDEQVQDTAY
- the scn3b gene encoding sodium channel regulatory subunit beta-3 isoform X1 — translated: MVTPTRVHLHSLILLFFVAHLSQQVCVDVPSETEAVLGNAMKLTCIFCMRREEVTVKTRVEWYYKQDSGPNDTSSETRIYLYEDNKPVEVDGPFKGRLAWNGSQDLQDVSIQILNVSYNDSGLYECKVHREFMFDSFKPSVNLIKNITLKVKEKASEDTTALYSEIMMYVLLVFLTFWLLVEMVYCYRKISKSDEQVQDTATNYLAIPSEQKDNPAAPVTE